A window of the Ipomoea triloba cultivar NCNSP0323 chromosome 14, ASM357664v1 genome harbors these coding sequences:
- the LOC116003827 gene encoding uncharacterized protein LOC116003827 translates to MEKKTTMQSNPSSKSSMRCPHCAGPLSNEMETSEWTVPPLIRDSFSMIGTAVGGTTSAFYGFNHVMPVVRRWIKGPMWLHFLVGAPPVIVFSSACAGLAGGAVPALAQLASSSYHAAISSSALQPSSSQDEKINKSRPSSTLKH, encoded by the exons ATGGAGAAGAAGACGACAATGCAATCAAACCCTAGCTCTAAGAGTAGCATGAGATGTCCCCATTGTGCTGGTCCTCTTTccaatgaaatg GAGACTAGCGAGTGGACAGTTCCACCTTTGATCAGAGACAGCTTTTCTATG ATTGGTACTGCTGTTGGCGGCACAACAAGTGCGTTTTATGGCTTCAACCATG TGATGCCTGTTGTTCGAAGATGGATTAAAGGCCCCATGTGGTTACATTTCCTTGTTGGG GCTCCACCCGTTATTGTTTTCTCATCGGCATGTGCAGGATTGGCAG GTGGCGCTGTTCCGGCACTTGCACAACTTGCATCATCTTCGTACCATGCTGCCATCTCATCTTCCGCATTGCAGCCTTCATCCTCGCAGGACGAGAAGATTAACAAGTCCCGACCATCCTCCACTCTAAAACATTGA
- the LOC116003861 gene encoding TMV resistance protein N-like, giving the protein MKRFYKISESFVQELLQSAALKCQKWPLSSCFPHLTQISTQHCAPKYNVFLNFRGRDTRQTFVHYLYEALRSKGIIAFRDDKSVNKGEPIRRELFHAIEECRIAIVILSENYAASEWCLEELVKIMKCKKRLTIFPVFYDVCPSEVRNLRGSFCRAFAEHEKNYENKPSKVKTWKKALSEAAGISGFDLSTFNGDEKKCIEDITEEVCKKLEAIKREKQKPKLRQGMATKAKSDLTGAAAGWASPPYYPHQSLQTIEPYIRETKASAYSLDVG; this is encoded by the exons ATGAAACGCTTTTATAAGATTAGCgaaagctttgtgcaggaattATTGCAATCGGCTGCCTTAAAATGTCAAAAATGGCCACTTTCATCTTGTTTTCCTCACTTAACCCAAATTTCCACACAACATTGTGCACCCAAGTACAATGTGTTCTTGAATTTTAGAGGGAGAGATACTCGCCAAACTTTTGTTCACTATTTATACGAGGCTTTACGTTCTAAAGGGATCATCGCATTCAGAGATGACAAGAGTGTGAACAAAGGGGAACCGATTAGGCGGGAGCTATTTCATGCCATTGAAGAGTGTCGAATTGCCATTGTAATCCTCTCTGAAAATTATGCGGCTTCGGAATGGTGTTTAGAAGAACTTGTGAAGATCATGAAATGCAAGAAGCGGCTAACCATTTTCCCAGTCTTTTATGATGTATGCCCTTCAGAGGTCCGGAACTTAAGAGGTAGCTTCTGTCGAGCCTTTGCTGAACATGAGAAAAACTATGAGAATAAACCCAGTAAGGTGAAGACATGGAAAAAAGCCCTGTCTGAAGCAGCAGGGATATCAGGATTTGACCTAAGCACTTTCAACGG AGATGAAAAAAAATGCATTGAGGATATAACTGAAGAAGTCTGCAAAAAACTGGAAGCTATAAAGAGGGAGAAGCAAAAACCAAAACTTAGACAAGGAATGGCAACAAAGGCCAAATCAGACCTC ACTGGGGCGGCTGCAGGGTGGGCTTCTCCTCCTTACTACCCACACCAAAGCCTTCAAACCATAGAACCATATATAAGGGAAACAAAAGCCTCTGCTTATTCTCTGGACGTGGGATAA
- the LOC116003862 gene encoding TMV resistance protein N-like, producing MTLINNLNKGDWIRKELFRAIEACRIAIIFLSKNYATSTWCLDELVKIMKYENNRTIFQIFYDVCPSDVRHLWGSFAQAFIQHEINHKIDPKRVKIWKRALRAAAEISGFNLLNDVYKG from the coding sequence atgacattaattaataatcTCAACAAAGGGGATTGGATTAGGAAAGAGCTCTTTCGGGCAATTGAAGCGTGTCGAATTGCCATCATATTTCTATCTAAAAACTACGCCACTTCTACATGGTGTTTAGATGAGCTTGTGAAAATCatgaaatatgaaaataatcgAACCATTTTCCAGATCTTTTATGATGTTTGCCCATCAGATGTCCGGCATTTGTGGGGTAGCTTTGCTCAAGCCTTTATTCAACATGAGATAAACCACAAGATTGACCCCAAGAGGGTGAAGATATGGAAACGAGCTTTGCGAGCTGCAGCAGAGATATCAGGATTTAACCTGCTCAATGATGTCTACAAAGGGTAA
- the LOC116005321 gene encoding uncharacterized protein LOC116005321: MDTNHTMKVVAVVLATVLLITAQLPMGVSFDPVVPSFLWSPHQHRSDGVESVNYKTLSPKDLAKSVMSEGGWSNLLCSGKGADQHLDIGLIFVGKELQSTDLSKPIKADSVLINFLKDSFVNSNFSLAFPYIAISEEGESVERSLISEFTDTCGDNLETSRVAFSESCSVESEDFEKLSGIPSIQSYLVSRMEKKSKGHSDLIVLCDSDSNTLVGTDNQASESRLLTELISYVEHLGAKYTVLYVSDPSRSIQYPSHRELERFLAEGRFGSGSGNSTCDEVCELKSTFWEGIMVAVVLLIILISGLCCMMGIDTPARFEAPVDS; this comes from the exons ATGGACACGAATCACACGATGAAGGTGGTAGCTGTTGTGCTAGCCACGGTTTTGCTTATCACGGCTCAGTTACCCATGGGGGTTTCCTTTGATCCTGTAGTTCCTTCTTTCCTATGGTCGCCCCACCAACATCG ATCTGATGGGGTTGAATCTGTGAATTACAAGACCCTCTCTCCTAAGGATTTAGCCAAGTCTGTTATGTCTGAAGGTGGTTGGTCAAACTTGCTG TGCTCAGGGAAGGGAGCTGATCAGCATCTGGATATTGGGCTTATTTTTGTCGGAAAAGAG TTACAATCTACAGATCTCTCTAAACCTATAAAAGCAGACTCTGTACTTATCAACTTTCTAAAG gacTCTTTTGTGAACTCCAACTTCTCTCTGGCCTTCCCTTACATTGCCATATCAGAGGAGGGAGAATCAGTAGAAAGGTCGTTAATTTCAGAGTTCACCGACACATGTGGAGACAATCTTGAAACCAGTAGAGTGGCTTTCTCTGAGTCATGCTCTGTAGAGAGTGAAGACTTTGAGAAGCTCTCAGGCATTCCCTCAATTCAG AGCTATTTGGTTTCAAGAATGGAGAAGAAGTCCAAAGGGCACTCAGATCTAATTGTTCTATGTGACTCTGATTCCAATACACTTGTAGGAACAGATAACCAGGCTTCTGAGA GTCGACTTTTGACTGAACTAATCAGTTATGTGGAgcatttgggagcaaaatacACAGTCCTCTATGTGTCGGATCCATCTAGGTCAATTCAATATCCATCTCATAGGGAGCTAGAACGATTTCTTGCTGAAGGTAGGTTTGGAAGTGGATCAGGAAATTCAACCTGTGATGAAGTTTGCGAACTCAAGTCTACGTTTTGGGAGGGAATAATGGTG GCAGTTGTTTTACTTATAATCTTGATATCTGGTCTTTGCTGCATGATGGGAATTGACACTCCCGCAAGGTTTGAGGCTCCTGTGGATTCTTAA